One window of Cohnella hashimotonis genomic DNA carries:
- the ribD gene encoding bifunctional diaminohydroxyphosphoribosylaminopyrimidine deaminase/5-amino-6-(5-phosphoribosylamino)uracil reductase RibD gives MTNHEYYMKLALQNAMAMKGQTDPNPLVGSVIVNDSRIVGVGAHMKAGEPHAEIHAIRMAGDHTRGATIYVTLEPCSHHGRTGPCAVAIVEAGIRRVVIAALDPNPLVSGRGVAILREAGIEVIVGVCEEGSRKMNEVFNKFIVSGIPFVTLKSAVTMDGKTASYASDSKWITSEAAREDVHHLRNQNAAILVGVTTIIKDDSQLTTRVPNGRNPVRVILDSTLRLPLNAKVVTDGEAPTWIFTTSSYDPAKKKALEKAGVIVYVTGKEGRVDPAEVVRRLGEQMISSLLIEGGSEINASFFESRLVDKLVIYMAPKLIGGRGAPTFLEGTGLEKMNDAVEVSDLRVEAIGKDFKFTGYPIYKER, from the coding sequence ATGACTAACCACGAATATTACATGAAGCTTGCCCTGCAAAATGCGATGGCGATGAAGGGCCAGACCGATCCGAACCCGCTCGTGGGATCGGTCATCGTCAACGACAGCCGCATCGTCGGCGTCGGGGCGCATATGAAGGCCGGCGAGCCCCATGCCGAGATTCATGCGATTCGCATGGCAGGCGACCATACGCGCGGCGCCACCATTTATGTCACGCTTGAGCCCTGTTCCCACCATGGAAGGACGGGGCCTTGCGCGGTGGCGATCGTGGAAGCCGGCATCCGGCGGGTGGTCATCGCCGCGCTCGATCCGAACCCGCTCGTGTCGGGAAGAGGCGTCGCCATTTTGCGGGAAGCGGGTATCGAGGTCATCGTCGGCGTCTGCGAAGAAGGATCGCGGAAAATGAATGAGGTGTTCAATAAATTCATCGTCAGCGGGATCCCCTTCGTAACCTTGAAGTCCGCAGTGACGATGGACGGGAAGACCGCAAGCTACGCTTCCGACAGCAAATGGATTACCTCCGAGGCCGCGCGCGAGGACGTACACCATCTCCGCAATCAGAACGCCGCGATCCTCGTGGGCGTCACTACGATTATCAAGGACGATTCCCAATTGACGACAAGAGTGCCGAACGGGAGAAATCCGGTGCGCGTCATCCTGGATTCAACCTTGCGGCTTCCCTTGAATGCGAAGGTCGTAACGGACGGGGAGGCGCCCACCTGGATTTTTACCACGTCGTCCTACGACCCTGCCAAGAAAAAAGCGCTGGAAAAGGCCGGCGTTATTGTTTATGTAACCGGGAAAGAAGGCCGGGTCGATCCTGCGGAGGTCGTCCGGCGATTGGGAGAGCAAATGATTTCCTCGTTGTTGATCGAAGGAGGAAGTGAGATTAACGCTTCCTTTTTCGAAAGCCGGCTTGTCGACAAGCTTGTCATCTACATGGCGCCCAAATTAATCGGCGGCCGGGGCGCGCCGACGTTTCTAGAAGGCACCGGCCTTGAAAAAATGAATGACGCGGTAGAGGTAAGCGATCTGCGCGTTGAAGCGATCGGGAAGGACTTTAAATTTACCGGTTATCCCATATATAAAGAGCGGTAA
- a CDS encoding GTP cyclohydrolase II, whose protein sequence is MQVTQQFDPQVLSHLKGKVKLIENEKGAIYLVGPIKLPVNLYGETVEFKWYCWLNCDEVTDDFERIIAKLSSANLAELQQSSVLVHGDFANAEHALIRFHSICHTGDIFGSKRCDCGYQLKQSMKHVADNGNGAIFYLANHEGRGIGLFSKALAYILQENGYDTVDANLQLGFVDDSRDYGDAIKVLKELRSKPVTLITNNPKKLEALRQAGLNVEDRVQLWGDVSEYNEKYLKTKIARTGHLNEDEGCCNND, encoded by the coding sequence ATGCAGGTCACACAGCAATTCGACCCCCAGGTCCTCAGCCATCTGAAAGGCAAAGTAAAATTAATCGAAAACGAAAAAGGCGCCATTTATTTGGTCGGCCCCATCAAGCTCCCTGTCAATCTATATGGGGAGACCGTCGAGTTCAAGTGGTATTGCTGGCTCAATTGCGATGAAGTGACCGATGACTTCGAGCGAATCATCGCGAAGCTGTCGTCCGCCAACCTGGCCGAGCTGCAGCAGTCGAGCGTACTCGTCCATGGCGATTTTGCAAATGCCGAGCATGCGCTTATCCGGTTTCACTCCATTTGCCATACCGGCGATATATTCGGCAGCAAGCGCTGCGACTGCGGCTACCAGCTGAAGCAATCGATGAAGCATGTCGCCGACAATGGGAACGGCGCTATTTTTTACTTGGCAAACCACGAGGGCCGCGGAATCGGTCTTTTCAGCAAAGCGCTGGCTTATATTCTGCAGGAGAACGGCTACGACACGGTCGATGCCAATCTCCAGCTCGGCTTCGTGGACGACTCGCGCGATTATGGCGATGCGATCAAGGTATTGAAGGAGCTCCGTTCCAAGCCCGTCACGCTGATCACGAACAATCCCAAGAAGCTCGAAGCGCTTCGTCAGGCCGGCCTGAACGTGGAGGATCGGGTTCAACTGTGGGGAGACGTGTCCGAATACAACGAGAAGTATCTCAAGACGAAGATTGCGCGCACAGGCCATTTGAATGAAGATGAAGGCTGCTGCAACAATGACTAA